In Emcibacter nanhaiensis, the sequence CCGAACAGATTGCGGTCAAGGCGCGCGATTCCGGGATGGAAGTGGTCTATGAAGGTATTCGCCTGACCCCGGCGCAGATCGTCAATGCGGCGCTCGAGGAAGGGGTGCATGCGGTGGGTCTGTCGATCCTGTCCGGCTCCCACCTGCCGCTGGTCCGGGATGTGATGGAGCGGATGAAGAAGGCCGGACTTGAGGATATTCCGGTGATTGTCGGCGGCATTATCCCGCCCGAGGATGAAAAGCAGTTGCTCGACATGGGCGTGGCCCGGGTCTATACGCCCAAGGATTACCAGATGTCGGAGATCATGTCAGATATCGTCGGTATTGTCGGCCGGCGGCATAACCAGTACCGGCGCTGAGTGATCTGCCGGAGTGTTTCATAAGGCGGCTTTGGGAGCCGCCTTTTTTGTGCGGGCCGTTTGCTGTTCCCACTTCTGATTCTTTCCCTTAAGACCCTTTTTCTGTTATGGTTTTATTAGATTAGAAAAAGGGGATATAAAGATGACAAAGGAGCTGTTCCGCGAGGACGCCTATCTCCGACGTTGTTCCGCTGTCGTGACGGACGTCAATCCGCACGGCGGGATCATTCTTGATCAGACTGTTTTCTATCCCACTGGCGGCGGTCAGCCCGGCGACAGCGGCCGGCTTGTGCTGGAGGATGGTCGTGAGATCAAAATCTCTACCACGGTCACGGACCGGGATAGCGGCGAGGTGATCCATGTGCCGGAGGAGGGCCAGACCCTGCCTGCGGCCGGAGCCAAAGTCAGGGCCGAAATCGACTGGGACCGGCGGTACCGGCATATGCGCATGCATACCGCGCTTCATCTGCTCTGTGCCGCGGTGCCCTGCGGGGTGACCGGCGGCCAGATCGGTGAAGACAAGAGCCGGCTCGACTTTGATATCGGTGACCGAACCCTGGACAAAGAGGAGATCTCAGCCACGCTCAATCGTCTGGTGGAGGAAGACCATGTGGTTGACAGTTACTGGATCACGGAACAGCAGCTGGATCAAAACCCGGAACTGGTGCGCACCATGTCGGTGCAGCCGCCGCGGGGGTCCGGCCGTGTGCGCCTGATGAAGGTTGGGAACGGCGTGGACCTGCAGCCCTGTGGCGGCACCCATGTCAAGCGGACCGGGGAAATCGGCGCGCTCAGGGTCAGCAAGATTGAAAACAAGGGCAAGCGCAACCGGCGCGTCAATATCATGTTTGCGGGAGGATAGCTCATGAATGTCAGAACCATAACCCTGGGCGTCATCTCGGTGTTCTTTCTGGCCTCGCAGGCGCTGGCTTTTGACCGGGCAGCGGAGGAACGGGCGGTTGCCGCCCTGCTGGACGGATTCCACGACGCGGCCGACAAGGGTGACAAGGAGCGCTACCTGGGCTCCATGACCAGGGATTCGGTGTTTATGGGCACCGACAGCCGGGAACGCTGGCCCTATCCCGAGTTTGAAAAATATGTCGGTGAACGTTTCAGGGACGGCAAGGGCTGGTCCTACCGGTCCGTTGAAAAGCACATTGATTTTTCCCCGGATGGCCGCACCGGCTGGTTCGATGAAATCACCCGATCGGAAAAATGGGGTGATTTCCGCGGTACAGGCGTGGTGGTGAAGGAGGACGACGCGTGGAAGATCGCCCACTATTCACTCACTTTCCTGGTGCCCAACCAAGTCTGGGAACAGGTCTCGGAAATCGTTCAATCAGCGACCGACGGCAACTAGACTCTTTCGGCATACTCCACGTCGCGGGTGAAATCGCCGTAGACTGCCCCCTGCATGACATGGCGGAAGTTGTCCGCTTCCATGTGGACCAGGGATTCATGGTCCCCGCCTTCCAGGTAGATGTCGTCACAGTCGGCAAGATGGTCATCCAGGAACACCGTCAGGCCATAGGCCTGCCCGACCGGCGGCACGGCGCCGGGGTCGCAGTCGTTGAAAATCATTTCCACCTCGCCTTCCGACGCCATATCCACTTTCTCTTTGATGATATTCTCGATCTTGTGGATATCGAGCCGGTGATCGGCGGGAATGACTGCCAGCATATAACCGGTGCCCGAGGCCAGTAATACGCCCTTGGCCAGCTTGGCGCCCGGAATATGGGCGCTTTTTGCGACATAATTGCTGCGGTCGGCATGCGGGTGGGTCAGTGTTTCGTGAGAGGAGTTCATGCTCCTGAGATAATCTCTGAGGGATAAAGCCATACCCATTTTGAGCCTCCTTGAGTTCTGGTTGTACGAGATTAATGTGGTCAGAGTAGAGGTGCACATTGTACTACAAAATTACTTGTAATTCACACGAAAAGATCCATATCAGTATATGCAAATAGTGGCAAATACCGTTGCAGGGGTCCTTGTTTAGAGGGCCCTCGCAGGCGCGGTTCACGGATTATTGACCCGGAAGGCCTGTGATTTGTGGTACATTAAGGAAGATAAATAGAAAAACGGGGTAAGTTTAGTAGGGGGAATATAGGTGAGCATATGCGTGATTGGAGCGGTTTGGGAGCCCCGCTGAAACTTATATCCAGATTGATCATCCTGACATCTCTGCTGGTGTTGGCGGGGTGTGCTACTTTTTATGGCGACAAACAGTCCGATAAATCTGCGAAAATTACAACCGAAGACCTGCTGTCAGGCCGGGAGCTTTTCGGGGCAGAGGCTGTGTCCCTGACATTGCCTGAAGACGGTGTTCTCGAAATGAGTCCGGAGATGCGGGCCTTTCTGGACCAAAAGGTTCCCCTCATACAGAGCGATTATGTAACAATCAGATCAATTCTTACTTCTGTGGTCGGTAGCGGCGGGTTGAATATGGATTACAACAAGTCGGTCACCTACACGGCCCGGGAGGCTTTCCGCAAGGCGGAAGGCAACTGCCTCGGATTCAGTTACCTGATCGCGCTCATGGCGCGGGAAAGGGGCCTTAGGGCAACATTTCAGGAAGTCGAAATTCCGCCGGACTGGACGCCTGTGGACGACAGACTGATTTATGCCAATCGTCATGTCAATGTCCGCATCACGTCCAACGAAATGAAAACCACCGTGGTGGATATCGACCGTGTGAATGTCAAACCATACTACAAGACCGAACTGATCGGCGATCAGGAAGCCGAAGGACATTACTATAGCAACCTTGGCGCGGAATATCTGGACCAGGGGGATATGAAGAACGCCTTCAGGTATTTTGCCAAAGCCATCAGACTTGCGCCGGGTAATTCCCAGTTCTGGTCGAATTTGGGGGTGTTTTACCGGCTGAATGAAAAATACAATTATGCAGAGCGGGCCTATTTTATCGCCCTGGCCAGGAAACGGGACAATTATTCCGCCCTCAATAATCTCCATATTCTTTACGACCTGATGGGCGAGCCGGAAAAAGCGGCTTATTTTGAAAAGGTAGCCCGGGACTATCAGATGAAAAACCCCTATTACCGCTACTACATGGCAAAGGAAGCCTATGAAGAGGGCAACTATGATGTGGCTCTCTCCCATCTCCGGGAGATCATCAACCGGAAGATCCAGGAACCGCGTTTTTACACCCTGATGGCGGACACCTATGCCGCCCTGGGGGAAGAGGAAAAGGCCGCGGAAACCCTGGAGAAAAAACAGCAGATCCGGTAGCTTTCGTCCTCTTGCCTCATGAAAACCCTGATAACAAAAAAAGCCGGGCTCCAGGCCCGGCTTTTCCTTACAAGTACGTAGTTACCGGTTC encodes:
- a CDS encoding nuclear transport factor 2 family protein encodes the protein MNVRTITLGVISVFFLASQALAFDRAAEERAVAALLDGFHDAADKGDKERYLGSMTRDSVFMGTDSRERWPYPEFEKYVGERFRDGKGWSYRSVEKHIDFSPDGRTGWFDEITRSEKWGDFRGTGVVVKEDDAWKIAHYSLTFLVPNQVWEQVSEIVQSATDGN
- a CDS encoding tetratricopeptide repeat protein, producing MRDWSGLGAPLKLISRLIILTSLLVLAGCATFYGDKQSDKSAKITTEDLLSGRELFGAEAVSLTLPEDGVLEMSPEMRAFLDQKVPLIQSDYVTIRSILTSVVGSGGLNMDYNKSVTYTAREAFRKAEGNCLGFSYLIALMARERGLRATFQEVEIPPDWTPVDDRLIYANRHVNVRITSNEMKTTVVDIDRVNVKPYYKTELIGDQEAEGHYYSNLGAEYLDQGDMKNAFRYFAKAIRLAPGNSQFWSNLGVFYRLNEKYNYAERAYFIALARKRDNYSALNNLHILYDLMGEPEKAAYFEKVARDYQMKNPYYRYYMAKEAYEEGNYDVALSHLREIINRKIQEPRFYTLMADTYAALGEEEKAAETLEKKQQIR
- a CDS encoding aminoacyl-tRNA deacylase, with protein sequence MGMALSLRDYLRSMNSSHETLTHPHADRSNYVAKSAHIPGAKLAKGVLLASGTGYMLAVIPADHRLDIHKIENIIKEKVDMASEGEVEMIFNDCDPGAVPPVGQAYGLTVFLDDHLADCDDIYLEGGDHESLVHMEADNFRHVMQGAVYGDFTRDVEYAERV
- a CDS encoding alanyl-tRNA editing protein translates to MTKELFREDAYLRRCSAVVTDVNPHGGIILDQTVFYPTGGGQPGDSGRLVLEDGREIKISTTVTDRDSGEVIHVPEEGQTLPAAGAKVRAEIDWDRRYRHMRMHTALHLLCAAVPCGVTGGQIGEDKSRLDFDIGDRTLDKEEISATLNRLVEEDHVVDSYWITEQQLDQNPELVRTMSVQPPRGSGRVRLMKVGNGVDLQPCGGTHVKRTGEIGALRVSKIENKGKRNRRVNIMFAGG